The proteins below come from a single Cryptococcus gattii WM276 chromosome D, complete sequence genomic window:
- a CDS encoding xylitol dehydrogenase, putative (Similar to TIGR gene model, INSD accession AAW45971.1), which yields MWTMGEDRDIPAPKPDEVQIKVAMTGLCGSDLHYYLHGANGTFKIRDPLVLGHESCGIVTAVGSNVNTGFNLKVGDRVAMEVGVYCKTCKMCRQGRYNLCANMRFASSAKTYPHLDGTLREVMNWPAELVYKLPPGLELPLAALAEPLSVVLHAYRRAHLSPGARILVIGTGAVGLLTCALARASGCTTVVAVDIEQGKLDFAAQQGWTTSTFCLPRGPRVSGVEALEAAGKAWEALKASDAVQSVEGLEDGFDAVFECTGVESCMQMAPMAAAIGTKVLFVGMGTKVLALPCGPSLLSEVDLIGVFRYCNTYPDALSLLASGKLGDVSKMASHYYSLDQAVEAFEDLKRGKDKDGRTVIKPMVGNLELCGIKQ from the exons ATGTGGACTATGGGG GAAGATAGGGATATTCCAGCGCCCAAGCCGGATGAGGTGCAAATCAAGGTGGCAATGACAGGATTGTGTGGATCTGACC TCCACTACTACCTTCACGGTGCGAATGGTACTTTCAAGATCCGAGACCCCCTCGTCCTCGGTCACGAATCCTGTGGTATCGTCACCGCGGTCGGCTCCAATGTCAACACCGGCTTTAACCTCAAGGTTGGTGACAGGGTCGCTATGGAAGTTGGCGTCTACTGCAAGACCTGTAAGATGTGCCGACAAGGCAGATACAACCTTTGTGCCAACATGCGATTCGCGAGCTCTGCAAAGACCTACCCTCATTTGGACGGGACATTGCGAGAGGTCATGAACTGGCCTGCCGAGTTGGTTTACAA GCTCCCCCCTGGCCTTGAACTCCCCCTCGCTGCTCTTGCTGAACCCCTCTCTGTCGTTCTCCACGCCTACCGACGAGCTCACCTCAGCCCTGGTGCTCGAATCCTTGTCATTGGTACTGGTGCTGTCGGTCTTCTCACCTGCGCCCTCGCCCGAGCGAGCGGATGCACCACCGTCGTTGCCGTCGACATTGAACAGGGCAAGCTCGACTTTGCCGCTCAACAAGGCTGGACAACAAGCACTTTCTGCTTGCCTAGGGGCCCTAGAGTTAGCGGCGTCGAGGCTTTGGAGGCTGCTGGTAAGGCGTGGGAGGCTTTGAAGGCCAGCGATGCGGTTCAATCTGTGGAGGGTTTAGAAGACGGATTTGACGCTGTTTTCGAGTGTACTGGTGTTGAAAGCTGCATGCAGATGGCCCCTATG GCCGCTGCTATCGGAACCAAGGTCCTTTTCGTCGGTATGGGCACCAAGGTCCTCGCCCTTCCCTGCGGCCCCTCCCTTCTCTCCGAAGTCGACCTCATCGGTGTCTTCCGATACTGCAACACCTACCCTGACGccctctctctcctggCTTCCGGTAAGCTCGGTGACGTCAGCAAGATGGCGAGCCACTACTACTCCCTCGACCAGGCTGTTGAGGCGTTTGAGGACTTGAAGCGGGGTAAGGACAAGGACGGCAGGACTGTTATCAAGCCTATGGTTGGAAACTTGGAGTTGTGCGGCATCAAGCAGTAA